The following proteins come from a genomic window of Aequorivita marisscotiae:
- a CDS encoding OmpA family protein: MLRFNLLLCFLFLLPGKHLFAQNQTGKRYKIDRYNSIYLPLGEISFADKLVQFKVGNPPPIKKYRDSTQCLHEPNYRNYQTPNFISLGCGGTLTVAFTDNGFMNLPGDDLYIFEVGPSREAAKIEISQNGKEWVYAGKIAGGKSSIELSDAGIDNETVFYFLRITDLKELCRSISAGADIDAIGAINSVIKLTINADVLFDVAKYNLKETAKESLDSLAKIIKKVDKATILIEGHTDSDGDEISNLTLSKNRSISVKERLLKIFNNYEGYDFEVKAFGESTPRFPNDSDENKQLNRRVEITVLPPKDYYENLINK, translated from the coding sequence ATGTTGCGTTTCAATTTGCTGCTTTGTTTTCTTTTTCTTTTACCGGGCAAACATCTATTTGCCCAAAACCAAACCGGAAAACGTTATAAAATTGATCGCTACAACTCTATTTATCTTCCGTTGGGGGAAATTTCATTTGCAGATAAGTTGGTTCAATTTAAAGTAGGAAACCCGCCGCCAATAAAAAAATACAGAGATAGCACACAATGCCTGCACGAACCAAATTACCGAAATTACCAAACCCCAAATTTTATTTCCTTGGGTTGTGGCGGCACTTTAACCGTGGCATTTACCGATAACGGGTTTATGAACCTTCCCGGCGACGACCTTTATATATTTGAAGTTGGCCCGTCTCGAGAAGCTGCTAAAATAGAAATTTCACAAAACGGCAAAGAATGGGTGTATGCAGGAAAAATAGCTGGGGGAAAATCGTCTATAGAACTTAGTGATGCAGGAATTGACAATGAAACTGTGTTTTATTTTCTTCGAATTACAGATTTAAAAGAACTCTGCAGAAGCATTAGCGCCGGCGCCGATATAGACGCCATTGGAGCTATAAACAGCGTTATAAAACTTACCATAAACGCCGACGTTCTCTTTGATGTGGCAAAATACAACCTAAAGGAAACCGCCAAAGAAAGTCTAGATTCCTTGGCAAAAATCATTAAAAAAGTTGATAAAGCAACCATATTAATTGAAGGCCACACCGACAGCGATGGCGATGAAATTTCAAATTTAACCCTATCTAAAAATAGAAGCATTTCTGTAAAGGAACGATTGCTGAAAATTTTTAATAATTATGAAGGATACGATTTTGAGGTTAAAGCTTTCGGTGAAAGCACTCCCCGATTTCCGAATGATTCTGATGAAAATAAACAATTAAATAGAAGGGTAGAAATTACCGTTCTCCCCCCAAAAGATTACTATGAAAACTTAATTAATAAATAA
- a CDS encoding LptF/LptG family permease — MLSILDRYILKKYLGTFTLLLLLFIPIGITVHLAEKIDKILENEVPFMEVMIYLYNFTIYFANLLFPLFLFLSVIWFTSKLANDTEVIAFLSSGVSYYRFLRPYIIGATIVCIAALVFSMYLAPKASKGFNEFAYTYLKKGKQDRDQSNVYTQINENDYIYVSYFNVSDKIGSNFTLEHFEGNEMTYKISAGQIKYNEKDSTYSLFHYKKRIIGEKNDILESKPKLDTVFSFDLEDLTPVTYIAETLNFTELNDFIEKEKARGSSYINRYEVVRYKRWSLPVSAYILTIIAVAVSSVKRRGGMGLNLAIGISIGMIFVFFDKVFGTMAEQSDFSPLVATWFPNFLFAILAIYLLRNAKR, encoded by the coding sequence ATGCTCAGCATACTCGATAGGTACATATTAAAGAAATATTTGGGCACTTTTACGCTGCTGTTATTGCTTTTTATACCAATTGGTATTACAGTTCATCTCGCCGAAAAAATTGACAAAATCCTTGAAAATGAAGTGCCGTTTATGGAGGTGATGATCTATCTCTATAATTTCACTATTTATTTTGCCAACTTGTTATTTCCGTTGTTTCTTTTTCTTTCAGTTATTTGGTTTACCTCAAAACTGGCCAACGATACGGAGGTAATTGCATTTTTAAGCAGTGGTGTTTCGTATTATCGTTTTCTGCGTCCGTATATTATTGGAGCCACCATAGTTTGTATTGCCGCGCTTGTTTTCAGTATGTATTTAGCGCCAAAGGCTAGCAAGGGATTTAACGAATTTGCATATACGTATTTAAAAAAGGGAAAACAGGATAGGGATCAAAGTAATGTTTATACGCAAATTAATGAAAACGACTACATATATGTAAGCTACTTTAATGTTTCCGATAAAATTGGAAGCAACTTTACATTGGAACATTTTGAAGGAAATGAGATGACGTATAAAATTTCGGCCGGACAGATAAAATACAATGAAAAGGATAGCACATATTCCCTATTTCATTATAAAAAACGAATAATTGGCGAGAAAAACGATATTTTGGAAAGCAAGCCTAAATTAGATACCGTTTTTTCCTTCGATTTGGAAGATTTAACACCGGTTACATACATAGCCGAAACCTTGAATTTTACGGAGCTCAACGACTTTATTGAAAAGGAAAAAGCGCGTGGTTCGTCTTATATTAATAGGTATGAAGTGGTGCGCTACAAACGCTGGAGTTTGCCAGTTTCGGCCTATATATTAACCATTATTGCAGTGGCTGTTTCTTCGGTGAAAAGACGCGGAGGAATGGGGCTTAATCTGGCAATAGGCATTAGTATTGGGATGATTTTTGTGTTCTTCGATAAGGTATTTGGCACCATGGCCGAACAGAGCGATTTTTCACCCCTCGTTGCTACTTGGTTTCCTAATTTTCTATTTGCAATTTTGGCAATTTATCTTCTAAGAAATGCGAAACGATAA
- a CDS encoding DMT family transporter: MRNDKLLNYLHLHFIIFIWGFTAVLGALITLEAIPLVWYRMLLATLIIFAFLKIRKENLKFSLKTLSGFALAGIIIALHWLTFFGAIKASNVSVTLAVISSGAFFTSILEPLFYKRKIIIYEVLFGLIVVGGLYIIFDVEGSYTLGIILALISAFLSALFSVINGKFVLKYKASAISFYELMFGVLGITIYLAFAEKFTTEFFTISAHDWIYLLILASVCTAYAFIASIHVMKWISPYTVMLTINMEPVYGIILALIVLGDSENMSAQFYYGAVIILITVIANGIIKITQERNRRRLSNT; the protein is encoded by the coding sequence ATGCGAAACGATAAATTATTAAACTATCTCCATCTCCACTTTATAATTTTTATTTGGGGGTTTACCGCAGTCTTGGGCGCCTTAATTACCTTAGAAGCCATTCCGCTGGTTTGGTACCGCATGCTTTTAGCTACCCTAATTATATTTGCATTTTTAAAAATTAGAAAGGAAAATTTAAAGTTTTCACTAAAAACGTTGAGTGGCTTTGCCTTGGCGGGAATTATAATTGCCCTGCACTGGCTCACATTTTTCGGAGCCATTAAAGCTTCGAACGTATCGGTAACGTTGGCGGTAATTTCTTCCGGCGCATTTTTCACCTCAATTTTGGAACCGCTTTTTTATAAACGCAAAATAATTATTTACGAAGTGCTCTTCGGCCTCATCGTAGTGGGCGGTTTATATATTATTTTTGACGTTGAAGGTTCATATACTTTAGGAATTATTCTTGCATTAATATCAGCATTTTTAAGTGCCTTGTTTTCGGTAATTAATGGCAAATTTGTTTTAAAATACAAAGCGTCAGCAATTTCATTTTACGAATTAATGTTTGGAGTTCTGGGAATTACTATTTATCTGGCATTTGCTGAAAAATTTACAACTGAATTTTTTACAATCTCTGCCCACGATTGGATCTATTTACTAATTTTGGCATCCGTTTGCACCGCCTATGCCTTTATTGCATCAATACATGTAATGAAATGGATAAGTCCGTACACCGTAATGCTAACCATAAATATGGAACCAGTGTACGGTATTATTTTGGCGCTTATTGTCCTTGGCGATTCAGAAAATATGAGCGCGCAATTTTATTACGGAGCTGTAATAATATTAATTACGGTTATTGCCAACGGTATCATTAAAATTACTCAAGAAAGAAATCGAAGAAGATTGAGTAACACCTAA
- a CDS encoding asparagine synthetase B: MARIIIIVFLFLFSIKASASYILIPMDAESQKEHLKAYGITYWVLEKNQKVKWLLNYRGGSFLMPDSAEIQKECQVRGVSFEVISNSKTEQILTEISSPSKNMDAVVLEKAPKIAVYSPKGNLPWDDAVTMVLTYAEIPYTVIYDEEVLNDQLILYDWLHLHHEDFTGQYGKFYRAYRAAPWYIEEKAKAEALAAKLGFNKVSEAKLAVAKKIRDYVIGGGFMFAMCSATDSFDIALSAEGVDICEPMFDGDPSEPNYQSKIDYNKTFAFKDYILERSPMVYEFSSIDMTEKRRIIKESDYFSLMDYSAKWDPIPTMLCQNHTSLVKGFMGQTTSFDANLIKSNVLVMGENKTNGEARYIHGIKGKGFFTFYGGHDPEDYQHRVGDAKTELALHPKSPGYRLILNNVLFPAAKKKKQKT; the protein is encoded by the coding sequence ATGGCACGTATTATTATAATTGTATTTCTATTCCTTTTTTCAATAAAAGCTTCAGCTTCTTATATCCTAATTCCCATGGATGCCGAGAGCCAAAAGGAGCATTTAAAGGCCTATGGAATTACTTATTGGGTTTTGGAAAAAAATCAAAAAGTAAAATGGCTGCTGAATTATAGAGGCGGTTCCTTTTTAATGCCCGATTCTGCCGAAATTCAGAAGGAATGCCAGGTTCGCGGGGTTTCTTTTGAAGTAATTTCCAACAGCAAAACCGAACAAATTCTTACAGAAATAAGCAGTCCGTCAAAAAATATGGACGCTGTAGTTTTAGAAAAGGCACCAAAAATTGCAGTCTATTCCCCTAAGGGTAATTTGCCTTGGGACGATGCAGTAACCATGGTTTTAACCTATGCCGAGATTCCATATACCGTAATTTATGACGAAGAGGTGTTAAACGATCAATTAATTCTCTACGATTGGCTTCATTTACACCACGAAGACTTTACCGGGCAATACGGAAAATTTTACCGTGCCTATCGTGCCGCACCTTGGTATATAGAAGAAAAAGCCAAGGCCGAAGCACTTGCCGCAAAATTGGGCTTCAATAAAGTTTCGGAAGCAAAATTGGCAGTGGCAAAAAAAATTCGCGACTATGTAATCGGGGGTGGTTTTATGTTTGCCATGTGTAGCGCTACCGATAGTTTTGACATTGCACTTTCTGCCGAAGGAGTAGATATTTGTGAGCCTATGTTTGATGGCGACCCCAGCGAACCCAATTACCAAAGCAAAATAGATTACAATAAAACCTTTGCATTTAAGGATTATATTTTGGAACGGAGCCCAATGGTTTACGAATTTTCAAGTATAGATATGACCGAAAAAAGACGAATAATCAAGGAGTCGGACTATTTTTCACTAATGGATTATTCGGCAAAATGGGACCCCATACCTACAATGCTCTGCCAAAACCACACATCTTTGGTTAAAGGATTTATGGGACAAACTACTTCGTTTGATGCCAACCTCATTAAAAGTAATGTTTTGGTGATGGGCGAAAATAAAACTAATGGCGAAGCACGCTATATTCACGGAATAAAAGGAAAAGGATTTTTTACCTTCTACGGCGGTCACGATCCCGAAGACTATCAGCACAGGGTAGGGGATGCGAAAACCGAATTAGCGCTCCATCCAAAATCACCGGGATACAGACTTATTTTAAACAATGTTTTATTTCCGGCAGCGAAGAAGAAAAAGCAGAAAACGTAG
- the thrS gene encoding threonine--tRNA ligase, whose translation MIAITLPDGSVKHFDAGVTPMDVAKNISEGFARNVISASFNDKTVETATPLTEDGNLILYTWNNEEGKKAFWHSSAHILAQALEQLYPGVKLTIGPAIENGFYYDVDFGDKTISEKDLKDVEDKMIAIARGKHEFSIREASKEDALEFYKKQNNEYKVELIENLEDGTITFCDHDTFTDLCRGGHIPNTGIVKAIKLMSIAGAYWRGDENNKQLTRIYGISFPKQKDLIEYLELLEKAKQRDHRKLGKELELFTFSQKVGQGLPLWLPKGAALRERLENFLKKAQKKAGYEMVISPHIGQKELYVTSGHYAKYGADSFQPIHTPNEGEEFLLKPMNCPHHCEIYNSKPWSYKDLPKRFAEFGTVYRYEQSGELHGLTRVRGFTQDDAHIFCTPDQLDTEFKKVIDLVLYVFGSLGFENFYTQVSLRDPENPEKYIGSIENWEKAEKAIISAAEAKELDYKIEYGEAAFYGPKLDFMVKDALGRSWQLGTIQVDYNLPERFELEYKGSDNETHRPVMIHRAPFGSMERFVAILLEHTGGNFPLWLMPEQVTILSLSEKYEKYSQKVLNLLENDEIRALVDNRNETIGKKIREAEMNKIPYMLIVGEQEEKDGTVSVRKHGEGDLGTMTPEAFSRLIQQAVKEESKEFNV comes from the coding sequence ATGATAGCCATTACCTTACCAGACGGAAGTGTAAAGCATTTTGATGCCGGAGTTACGCCAATGGACGTAGCTAAAAACATTAGTGAAGGGTTTGCACGAAACGTTATTTCGGCATCCTTTAATGATAAAACAGTTGAAACAGCTACCCCCTTAACCGAAGATGGCAACCTTATACTTTATACATGGAACAATGAAGAAGGTAAAAAAGCTTTCTGGCATTCTTCGGCACATATTCTTGCGCAAGCACTTGAGCAGCTATATCCCGGTGTTAAATTAACGATTGGCCCTGCTATAGAAAATGGTTTTTATTACGATGTTGATTTTGGCGACAAGACCATTTCGGAAAAGGACCTCAAGGATGTTGAAGATAAAATGATTGCCATTGCGCGAGGAAAGCACGAGTTTTCAATCCGCGAAGCTTCAAAAGAAGACGCACTGGAGTTTTACAAAAAGCAAAATAACGAGTACAAAGTTGAGCTTATTGAAAATTTAGAAGACGGGACCATTACCTTTTGCGATCACGATACTTTTACAGATTTGTGTCGCGGCGGACACATACCAAACACCGGCATTGTAAAGGCGATAAAACTTATGAGCATCGCAGGGGCCTATTGGAGGGGCGATGAAAATAACAAACAACTAACCCGTATTTACGGTATTAGTTTTCCAAAACAAAAAGATTTAATCGAATACCTAGAACTTCTAGAAAAGGCCAAACAACGCGATCACAGAAAACTTGGAAAAGAACTTGAGCTTTTTACTTTTTCGCAAAAAGTGGGTCAAGGTCTTCCACTGTGGCTTCCCAAAGGTGCTGCACTTCGTGAAAGACTTGAAAATTTCTTAAAGAAAGCTCAGAAAAAAGCGGGTTACGAAATGGTAATTAGCCCACATATTGGCCAAAAGGAACTTTACGTAACCTCCGGGCATTACGCAAAATATGGCGCCGATAGCTTTCAACCTATACACACCCCCAACGAAGGCGAAGAGTTTCTGTTAAAACCCATGAACTGTCCGCACCACTGCGAAATTTACAACAGCAAACCGTGGTCTTACAAAGATTTACCAAAGCGATTTGCCGAATTTGGCACCGTTTATCGTTATGAACAAAGTGGCGAACTTCACGGCTTAACGCGTGTTCGCGGATTTACCCAGGACGACGCGCATATTTTTTGCACCCCTGACCAACTAGACACAGAGTTTAAAAAGGTAATAGACTTAGTATTATATGTGTTTGGGTCTTTAGGTTTTGAAAACTTCTATACCCAAGTTTCATTACGCGATCCAGAAAATCCTGAAAAATACATAGGTAGTATCGAAAATTGGGAAAAAGCCGAAAAGGCCATTATAAGTGCTGCCGAAGCTAAAGAATTAGATTATAAAATAGAGTATGGCGAAGCTGCATTCTACGGCCCAAAATTAGACTTTATGGTGAAGGATGCACTTGGCAGAAGCTGGCAGCTAGGCACCATACAGGTAGATTATAACCTTCCGGAACGATTTGAACTGGAATACAAAGGCAGTGATAACGAAACCCACCGCCCCGTTATGATCCATCGTGCCCCCTTTGGTAGTATGGAGCGTTTTGTAGCAATTTTATTAGAACATACGGGCGGAAATTTTCCGCTTTGGTTAATGCCTGAACAGGTAACTATCTTATCATTAAGTGAAAAATATGAAAAATACTCCCAAAAAGTTTTAAATTTGCTTGAAAATGACGAAATTCGCGCCCTTGTTGATAATAGAAACGAAACAATTGGCAAGAAAATCAGGGAGGCTGAAATGAACAAAATCCCATATATGTTGATTGTTGGAGAGCAGGAGGAAAAAGATGGAACGGTTTCTGTACGTAAACACGGCGAAGGCGATCTAGGAACTATGACTCCCGAAGCTTTCTCAAGGTTGATTCAACAAGCAGTAAAAGAAGAATCGAAAGAATTTAATGTTTAA
- a CDS encoding acetyl-CoA carboxylase carboxyltransferase subunit alpha translates to MEYLDFELPIKELQEQYEKACLIGQESDVDVSNTCKQIEKKLKDTKKEIYKKLTPWQRVQLSRHPDRPYTIDYIKAICGDSFLELHGDRAFKDDKAMVGGLGKIGDQSYMFVGQQKGYNTKTRQYRNFGMANPEGYRKALRLMKSAEKFGIPVVCFVDTPGAFPGLEAEERGQGEAIARNILEMTRLKVPIIVVIIGEGASGGALGIGVGDKVLMLENTWYSVISPESCSSILWRSWEFKEQAAEALKLTAKDMKKLKLIDEIVKEPLGGAHSDRETTFRTVAGVIDKTYNALKMLSPTDLVKNRMNKYLEMGEFKG, encoded by the coding sequence ATGGAATATCTTGATTTTGAACTCCCTATAAAAGAATTGCAGGAGCAATACGAAAAAGCCTGCCTTATTGGCCAGGAGAGCGATGTAGATGTAAGCAACACCTGCAAACAGATTGAAAAGAAGCTAAAGGATACTAAAAAGGAAATTTATAAAAAGCTAACCCCATGGCAGCGCGTACAATTATCCCGCCACCCAGATCGGCCATATACTATAGATTACATAAAAGCTATCTGTGGCGATTCGTTTTTGGAGTTACACGGAGATCGTGCCTTTAAAGACGATAAAGCTATGGTTGGTGGCCTCGGAAAAATAGGCGATCAAAGTTATATGTTCGTGGGCCAGCAAAAAGGTTATAATACCAAAACACGCCAGTATAGAAATTTCGGGATGGCAAATCCAGAAGGATACCGAAAGGCATTACGATTAATGAAATCTGCCGAAAAGTTTGGAATTCCCGTTGTGTGTTTTGTAGATACGCCTGGAGCATTTCCGGGGCTCGAGGCAGAAGAACGCGGCCAAGGCGAGGCAATAGCTCGCAATATTTTGGAAATGACACGCCTTAAAGTGCCAATTATTGTCGTAATTATTGGAGAAGGAGCCAGCGGCGGTGCACTCGGAATAGGCGTTGGCGATAAGGTTTTAATGTTGGAAAATACGTGGTACTCCGTTATTAGTCCAGAAAGCTGCTCGTCTATATTATGGCGAAGTTGGGAATTTAAAGAGCAAGCTGCCGAAGCCCTAAAACTTACGGCAAAAGACATGAAAAAGCTTAAACTTATTGATGAAATAGTTAAAGAACCTCTAGGAGGTGCACATAGCGATCGGGAAACAACTTTTAGAACCGTTGCCGGGGTAATTGATAAGACTTATAACGCATTAAAAATGTTATCCCCAACCGATTTGGTTAAAAATAGAATGAATAAATATTTAGAAATGGGCGAGTTCAAAGGTTAA
- the rplT gene encoding 50S ribosomal protein L20 codes for MPRSVNSVAKRARRKKVLKQAKGYFGRRKNVWTVAKNAVDKAMLYSYRDRRAKKRNFRSLWITRINAGARQHGMSYSQFMGSLKNSGIELNRKVLADLAMNHPEAFAAIVKQVK; via the coding sequence ATGCCAAGATCAGTAAATTCAGTTGCGAAGAGAGCCCGCCGTAAAAAGGTTCTTAAACAAGCCAAAGGTTACTTTGGAAGACGTAAAAACGTATGGACAGTTGCAAAAAACGCTGTGGACAAAGCAATGCTTTATTCATATCGTGACCGTCGTGCAAAAAAGAGAAATTTCAGATCCTTATGGATTACCCGTATCAACGCGGGGGCAAGACAGCATGGAATGTCTTATTCACAGTTTATGGGAAGTTTAAAAAACAGTGGAATCGAACTTAACCGTAAGGTTTTGGCAGATTTGGCTATGAACCACCCAGAGGCTTTTGCCGCAATCGTTAAACAAGTAAAATAA
- the infC gene encoding translation initiation factor IF-3: protein MKEDQHRINGKIRAEEVRLVGDNVEIGIYPLKKAREIAQEQELDLVEISPNANPPVCKVIDYKKFVYEQKKREKALKAKATKVTIKEIRFGPNTDDHDYEFKKKHGEKFLQEGSKLKAYVFFKGRSIIYKDQGEILLLRLARDLEEFGKVEQMPKLEGKRMIMFIAPKKK from the coding sequence ATTAAAGAAGATCAACACAGAATCAACGGAAAGATTCGTGCAGAAGAAGTCCGTCTTGTAGGAGACAATGTTGAAATAGGAATTTATCCTTTAAAAAAAGCACGTGAAATTGCGCAGGAACAAGAGTTGGATCTTGTAGAAATTTCACCAAATGCAAACCCTCCCGTTTGTAAAGTAATAGATTACAAAAAATTTGTTTACGAACAGAAGAAGCGTGAAAAAGCTTTAAAGGCGAAAGCCACTAAAGTAACCATTAAGGAAATCCGCTTTGGTCCGAATACAGACGACCACGATTACGAGTTTAAAAAGAAACACGGCGAGAAATTTTTACAGGAAGGCTCAAAATTAAAAGCATACGTTTTCTTTAAAGGCCGTTCCATAATCTACAAAGACCAAGGTGAAATTTTGCTTTTGCGTCTTGCCCGAGATTTGGAAGAATTCGGAAAGGTAGAGCAAATGCCAAAATTAGAAGGGAAACGAATGATTATGTTCATTGCCCCTAAAAAGAAATAA
- the rpmI gene encoding 50S ribosomal protein L35, producing the protein MPKQKTKSSAKKRFKLTGTGKIKRKHAFKSHILTKKSKKRKLALTHDGLVDKADESNVKQMLRLK; encoded by the coding sequence ATGCCGAAACAAAAAACAAAATCCAGTGCCAAAAAGCGTTTTAAGCTTACAGGTACCGGTAAAATCAAAAGAAAGCATGCGTTTAAAAGCCACATCTTAACAAAGAAAAGCAAAAAACGCAAACTTGCATTAACCCATGATGGGTTGGTAGACAAGGCCGACGAAAGCAATGTTAAGCAAATGCTTCGACTGAAGTAA
- the dnaB gene encoding replicative DNA helicase: MEKIKPQTSFSTRPSQVISLEKGKIPPQALDLEEVVLGALMIDKKGVDEVIDILHAEVFYKQAHQYIFEAIHKLFEDSQPVDLLTVSTQLKKQGKLELVGGEFYLIQLTQKVSSSAHIEFHARIILQKYIQRSLIKISNEIIEDSYNEGTDVFDLLDNAEAKLYEVTQGNIKRSSETAQNLVIQAKKRIEEIANKEGLSGVPSGFTKLDKLTSGWQPSDLIIIAARPGMGKTALTLSMARNMAVEHNTPVAFFSLEMSSVQLITRLISSETQLSSEKLRTGNLEKHEWEQLNVKVKGLEKAPLFIDDTPSLSIFDLRAKARRLSSQHGIKLIIVDYLQLMTAGGSQKGGNREQEISTISRNLKALAKELSVPVIALSQLSRAVETRGGSKRPLLSDLRESGAIEQDADIVSFIYRPEYYKIDEWDDEEHTPTAGQAELIIAKHRNGGLDEIRLKFIGNLGKFDNLEHFDHPTEIHSRMNDAANDDTFRTKNLPSANEAFGSSMNEDFLTDDDNDVPF, translated from the coding sequence ATGGAAAAAATCAAACCTCAAACCAGTTTTTCAACTCGACCTTCGCAAGTTATATCGCTCGAAAAAGGCAAAATACCGCCACAAGCGCTTGATTTAGAAGAGGTTGTGCTTGGCGCTTTGATGATTGATAAAAAAGGTGTAGATGAGGTAATAGATATCCTACACGCCGAAGTTTTCTATAAACAGGCGCACCAATACATTTTTGAGGCTATTCATAAATTGTTTGAAGATAGCCAACCCGTAGACTTATTAACCGTTTCTACGCAATTAAAGAAACAAGGGAAATTAGAACTCGTAGGAGGCGAATTTTATTTAATACAATTAACCCAAAAAGTGTCTTCTTCGGCACATATTGAGTTTCACGCGCGCATCATACTTCAAAAATATATTCAGCGAAGTTTAATAAAAATCTCGAATGAAATTATTGAAGATTCCTATAATGAAGGTACAGATGTTTTTGACCTCTTAGACAATGCCGAAGCAAAACTTTACGAAGTTACACAGGGAAATATAAAGCGTTCTTCCGAAACGGCCCAAAATCTTGTAATACAAGCAAAAAAACGAATTGAGGAAATTGCCAACAAAGAAGGACTTTCTGGAGTACCGTCTGGATTTACAAAACTCGATAAACTTACTTCGGGCTGGCAACCCAGCGATTTAATTATTATAGCTGCTCGTCCAGGTATGGGTAAAACCGCATTAACGCTCTCTATGGCCCGAAATATGGCAGTGGAGCACAATACTCCTGTTGCTTTTTTCTCTTTGGAAATGTCGTCCGTTCAACTTATAACTCGTTTAATTAGCTCAGAAACGCAATTGAGTTCCGAAAAATTACGTACCGGAAATCTCGAGAAACACGAGTGGGAACAATTAAATGTAAAAGTTAAAGGCCTCGAAAAAGCCCCACTCTTTATTGACGATACTCCTTCGCTTTCAATTTTCGATTTACGCGCCAAGGCAAGAAGACTTTCTTCGCAACACGGTATTAAGCTAATAATAGTAGATTATTTGCAATTAATGACCGCAGGTGGAAGCCAAAAAGGAGGCAATAGGGAACAGGAAATTTCTACCATTTCACGAAACCTAAAAGCCCTGGCCAAAGAATTGAGTGTTCCCGTAATTGCACTATCCCAGCTTTCTCGTGCAGTGGAAACCCGTGGTGGCAGTAAAAGACCGCTGCTTTCAGATCTTCGTGAATCTGGAGCAATTGAACAGGATGCAGATATCGTATCATTTATTTACCGTCCGGAATATTATAAAATTGATGAGTGGGATGATGAAGAACACACCCCAACCGCAGGCCAGGCCGAACTTATAATAGCAAAGCACCGTAACGGTGGTTTAGATGAAATACGGCTTAAATTTATTGGAAACCTCGGTAAATTTGATAATTTGGAGCACTTTGATCATCCTACCGAAATTCACTCCAGAATGAACGACGCTGCAAACGACGATACGTTTAGAACCAAAAACCTCCCTTCTGCAAACGAAGCCTTCGGAAGTTCAATGAATGAAGATTTTTTGACAGATGACGACAATGATGTGCCGTTTTAA